One stretch of Aquimarina sp. Aq107 DNA includes these proteins:
- a CDS encoding FMN-dependent NADH-azoreductase — protein sequence MKLLRIDSSSRINNSDSRKIADQFQLHWQKSNPQGSIIIRDIINKPIPHIHQKTIEGFYTSKEQFSDELSSATKLSDELIEELKETDILLISTPMYNFSIPSALKAWIDHIVRINSTFGINDQGQFYGTVKNVKAYIITSAGAVYNSNEMKALDFVQPYLQTVLGLIGITDVTFLPLEGTTMNEEVFKQSKQTISEIINKL from the coding sequence ATGAAATTACTAAGAATAGATTCCAGTTCTAGAATCAACAACTCAGATAGTCGAAAAATAGCAGATCAATTTCAGCTACATTGGCAAAAAAGCAATCCACAAGGTTCAATTATAATTAGAGATATTATAAATAAACCTATACCACACATACATCAAAAAACAATTGAAGGGTTTTATACTTCTAAAGAACAATTTAGTGACGAATTAAGTAGTGCTACAAAATTATCGGATGAACTCATTGAAGAATTAAAGGAAACAGATATCCTACTTATAAGTACGCCTATGTATAACTTTAGTATTCCATCCGCCTTAAAAGCTTGGATTGACCACATAGTTAGAATTAACAGTACTTTTGGGATAAATGACCAAGGTCAATTTTATGGTACAGTCAAAAATGTAAAAGCTTATATCATTACCTCAGCTGGAGCCGTGTATAACTCAAATGAAATGAAAGCCTTAGACTTTGTTCAACCCTATTTACAAACAGTTTTAGGTCTTATTGGGATAACTGATGTAACCTTTTTGCCATTAGAAGGAACCACTATGAATGAAGAAGTATTTAAACAGTCAAAACAAACAATTTCTGAAATCATAAATAAATTGTAA